A DNA window from Rhizobium jaguaris contains the following coding sequences:
- a CDS encoding chemotaxis protein CheA encodes MDMNEIKEIFFQECEEQLAELESGLLKMNDGDRDPETVNAVFRAVHSIKGGAGAFGLDDLVSFAHVFETTLDCVRSNKLEPTQEVLKVMLKAADVLADLTNAARDGGSVDQARSRGLVKELEALAHGELPSASAASEAAPKPVKAAAPAPAPVKAASAPAPTDDSGFQPIPFSFDDDFGGDEAPVAMPEYEVSFKPRSDLYAKGNDATLLLRDLSRVGEMSIHCNMDALPDLEQLDPEGAYFKWTISIKTDKGEDAIRTVFEFAEWDCELDIRPVEDAASSAGTDEELPMIPVPFDLSVLDGDGIEQAVEAAEEAPKSKNDAAAAVTAAETASNVTQLAAAAARVEKKEAAAAAANANAAAQNNAAAGAGQTIRVDLDRVDRLINLVGELVINQAMLSQSVIENDNNGASSINMGLEELQQLTREIQDSVMAIRAQPVKPVFQRMSRIVREIADMTGKSIRLVTEGENTEVDKTVIDKLAEPLTHMIRNAVDHGVETPEKRTALGKNPEGTVRLTAKHRSGRILIELADDGAGINREKVRQKAIDNDLIPADANLSDEEIDNLIFLPGFSTADKISDISGRGVGMDVVKRSIQALGGRINISSKPGQGSVFTMSLPLTLAVLDGMVVTVAGQTLVVPLTAIVETLQPEAAAIHSFGANHRLISIRNSFCPLVDVGRILNFRATQANPVDGVALLVESEGGGQRALMVDAIQGQRQVVIKSLEANYTHVPGIAAATILGDGRVALILDVDAVVGASRGQSLKAEMSYAAAG; translated from the coding sequence ATGGATATGAACGAAATCAAAGAGATTTTCTTCCAGGAGTGCGAGGAGCAGCTCGCCGAACTGGAATCCGGTCTCCTGAAAATGAATGATGGCGACCGCGATCCGGAAACCGTCAATGCCGTCTTCCGTGCCGTTCATTCCATCAAGGGCGGGGCAGGGGCCTTCGGTCTGGACGACCTTGTCTCCTTTGCCCATGTCTTCGAAACCACGCTCGATTGTGTTCGATCCAACAAGCTGGAGCCGACCCAGGAGGTCCTGAAGGTCATGCTCAAGGCCGCCGACGTTCTGGCGGACCTGACCAATGCCGCCCGTGACGGCGGCAGCGTCGATCAGGCCCGCAGCAGGGGCCTGGTCAAGGAACTGGAAGCGCTGGCCCACGGCGAATTGCCGTCGGCATCCGCAGCCAGCGAAGCCGCACCGAAGCCGGTGAAGGCCGCGGCACCGGCGCCGGCCCCTGTCAAAGCCGCGTCCGCTCCCGCTCCCACGGATGATAGCGGCTTTCAACCGATCCCCTTCAGCTTCGACGATGATTTCGGTGGCGACGAAGCGCCTGTGGCCATGCCGGAATATGAAGTCAGCTTCAAACCGCGCTCCGATCTCTACGCCAAGGGTAATGATGCCACGCTGCTGTTACGCGATCTCTCGCGCGTCGGTGAGATGAGCATTCATTGCAACATGGACGCTCTTCCAGACCTGGAACAGCTCGACCCCGAAGGCGCCTATTTCAAGTGGACGATCTCGATCAAGACGGACAAGGGCGAAGACGCCATCCGTACCGTCTTCGAATTCGCCGAATGGGACTGCGAGCTCGATATCCGCCCGGTCGAAGACGCCGCTTCATCCGCAGGCACCGATGAAGAGTTGCCGATGATCCCCGTGCCCTTCGACCTCTCCGTTCTCGACGGCGATGGTATCGAGCAGGCTGTGGAAGCCGCCGAGGAGGCGCCGAAGTCGAAGAACGATGCCGCCGCCGCTGTTACAGCAGCTGAAACCGCAAGCAACGTCACGCAGCTTGCCGCCGCTGCCGCCCGCGTCGAAAAGAAGGAAGCCGCAGCAGCCGCAGCCAATGCCAATGCCGCCGCGCAGAACAATGCCGCTGCTGGCGCCGGCCAGACCATCCGTGTCGATCTCGACCGTGTCGACCGGCTGATCAACCTCGTCGGCGAGCTGGTCATCAACCAAGCGATGCTCTCGCAGAGCGTCATCGAAAATGACAATAATGGCGCATCCTCGATCAATATGGGTCTCGAGGAGCTGCAGCAGCTCACCCGCGAGATCCAGGACAGCGTCATGGCGATCCGCGCGCAGCCGGTGAAGCCGGTCTTCCAGCGCATGTCGCGCATCGTCCGTGAAATTGCCGACATGACCGGCAAATCGATCCGCCTGGTCACCGAGGGTGAAAACACCGAAGTCGACAAGACAGTCATCGACAAGCTGGCGGAACCGCTGACCCACATGATCCGCAACGCCGTCGATCACGGCGTCGAGACACCGGAAAAGCGCACGGCGCTTGGTAAGAACCCGGAAGGCACGGTTCGCCTGACAGCAAAACACCGGTCCGGCCGCATCCTGATCGAACTCGCAGACGACGGCGCCGGCATCAATCGCGAAAAGGTGCGGCAGAAGGCGATCGACAACGATCTCATTCCTGCCGATGCCAACCTCTCGGACGAGGAGATCGACAACCTGATCTTCCTGCCGGGCTTTTCGACCGCCGACAAGATCTCCGACATTTCCGGCCGTGGCGTCGGCATGGACGTGGTCAAGCGCTCGATCCAGGCGCTCGGCGGCCGTATCAACATCAGCTCCAAGCCGGGACAGGGCTCGGTCTTCACCATGAGCCTGCCGCTGACGCTCGCCGTTCTCGACGGCATGGTGGTGACGGTTGCCGGCCAGACGCTGGTGGTGCCGTTGACCGCGATCGTCGAGACCCTGCAGCCGGAAGCCGCCGCGATCCATTCCTTCGGCGCCAACCATCGCCTGATCTCGATCCGCAACAGCTTCTGCCCGCTGGTCGATGTCGGCCGCATCCTGAACTTCCGCGCCACGCAGGCCAATCCGGTCGATGGTGTCGCGCTGCTGGTGGAATCGGAAGGCGGCGGACAGCGCGCTCTGATGGTCGATGCCATCCAGGGCCAGCGCCAAGTCGTGATCAAGAGCCTTGAAGCGAACTACACGCATGTCCCCGGCATTGCCGCTGCGACCATTCTTGGTGATGGGCGCGTCGCTCTCATCCTCGACGTTGATGCCGTGGTCGGCGCCTCCCGCGGGCAGTCGTTGAAGGCTGAGATGTCGTACGCTGCAGCGGGTTAA
- a CDS encoding chemotaxis protein CheW, with translation MSYAVKNMTQGAHELIAFRIGDQEFCVDIMSVREIRGWTPATAMPHAPAHVLGVINLRGAVLPIVDLSARLGMKRAEPSPRHVIIVAQVKRKVVGLLVDAVSDILTVTDDNIQPTPEVSSDYERQFARGILAIDRRMICLIELETLFPDSESEAA, from the coding sequence ATGTCCTACGCCGTCAAGAACATGACCCAGGGTGCCCATGAGCTGATCGCCTTCCGCATCGGCGATCAGGAGTTCTGCGTCGACATCATGTCGGTCCGCGAAATCCGCGGTTGGACGCCGGCGACAGCCATGCCACATGCGCCGGCCCATGTCCTTGGCGTCATTAACCTGCGCGGCGCCGTCTTACCGATCGTCGATCTGTCGGCCCGCCTCGGCATGAAACGCGCCGAGCCGAGCCCGCGCCATGTGATCATCGTGGCCCAGGTCAAGCGCAAGGTCGTCGGCCTGCTGGTCGACGCCGTGTCCGATATCCTGACGGTCACCGACGACAACATCCAGCCGACACCGGAAGTCTCTTCCGACTACGAGCGGCAGTTTGCTCGTGGCATCCTGGCGATCGACCGCCGCATGATCTGCCTTATCGAACTCGAAACCCTGTTCCCGGACAGCGAAAGCGAAGCTGCATGA
- the cheR gene encoding protein-glutamate O-methyltransferase CheR gives MSMMGATDLKASPDEVLASGEYPLTRRDLSEIAAMIYSDAGISLNETKASLVYSRLSKHIRALGLPGFRDYCALVSSPAGAAARREMLSHLTTNFTRFFRENHHFDHLRDEVLPGLLARAKGGGRVRIWSAACSDGQEPYSIALTVLSLLPNAADFDFKILATDIDPKILGLARTGAYDETSLETVSPAMRKQWFQEVEIQGRRKFQIDDRVKRLITFNELNLMAQWPFKGTFDVIFCRNVVIYFDEPTQTKIWSRFAGLLPENGHLYIGHSERVSGEAKHLFDNIGITTYRRIANSIGRKA, from the coding sequence ATGAGTATGATGGGAGCAACAGATCTCAAGGCATCCCCGGACGAGGTTCTGGCCAGCGGCGAATATCCGCTGACGCGGCGCGATCTCTCCGAAATTGCTGCTATGATCTATTCGGACGCCGGCATTTCTCTCAACGAGACCAAGGCTTCGCTGGTTTATTCGCGGCTGTCGAAGCATATTCGCGCGCTGGGCTTGCCCGGCTTTCGCGACTATTGCGCGCTGGTCTCCTCGCCGGCGGGCGCGGCGGCGCGGCGCGAGATGCTGTCGCATCTGACGACGAATTTCACCCGCTTCTTCCGCGAGAATCACCATTTCGATCATCTGCGCGACGAGGTTTTGCCCGGCCTCCTGGCGCGCGCCAAAGGCGGTGGCCGCGTCCGCATCTGGTCGGCGGCCTGTTCCGATGGGCAGGAGCCCTATTCCATAGCGCTCACAGTTTTGTCGCTGCTGCCGAATGCTGCGGATTTCGATTTCAAGATCCTGGCGACCGATATCGACCCGAAGATCCTGGGCCTTGCGCGTACGGGCGCCTATGACGAGACTTCGCTCGAAACGGTTTCGCCTGCCATGCGCAAGCAATGGTTTCAGGAGGTCGAAATCCAGGGGCGCCGCAAATTCCAGATTGATGATCGCGTCAAGCGGTTGATCACCTTCAATGAGCTGAACCTGATGGCGCAATGGCCGTTCAAGGGCACCTTCGACGTCATCTTCTGTCGCAATGTCGTCATCTATTTCGACGAGCCGACGCAGACGAAGATCTGGTCGCGCTTTGCCGGTCTGCTGCCGGAAAACGGCCATCTTTATATCGGCCATTCCGAGCGCGTCTCCGGCGAGGCCAAGCACCTCTTCGACAATATCGGCATCACCACCTATCGTCGCATTGCGAATTCAATCGGGAGGAAAGCATGA